AATATGGATCTGAATCCATTTCATTATATTAACCCATGTGGCTATGCTGGTCTTGAAATGTGTCAATTAGCGGATTTTGTTAATCAAGATGAGGCTAATTGCGATAAGGTTTCAGCAAAATTAATTAAACACTTCGCCGAACTTTTAGGCTATAATGTAACAACTTTATAACATTTTATAAAAAGTAAATGCCCAACTTGGGCATTTTTATTTAGGAAAATACTATGTCTACTCCTTTCAAAATGGAACGCGGTGTAAAATATCGCGATGCGGCAAAAACCTCAATTATTCCCGTAAAAAATATCGATCCTAATCAAGAGTTATTAAAAAAACCAGAATGGATGAAAATTAAACTTCCAGCAAGTTCAGCTAAAATTGAAAGCATTAAAAATGGAATGCGCCGTCACGGGCTACATTCTGTTTGTGAGGAAGCATCTTGTCCAAATTTACACGAATGTTTTAATCATGGAACTGCAACTTTTATGATTTTAGGTGCAATTTGTACGCGCCGTTGTCCATTCTGTGATGTGGCTCACGGTAAACCATTACAGCCCGATCCTGAAGAACCACAAAAATTGGCAGAAACGATTCAAGATATGAAACTTAAATATGTGGTAATCACATCGGTGGATCGCGATGACTTACCTGATCGTGGTGCGGGTCATTTTTCTGAATGTGTAAAAGCTGTGCGTGAACTTAATCCTAACATTAAGATTGAAATTTTAGTGCCAGATTTTCGTGGTCGTGTTACACAGGCTTTAGAAAAATTAAAAGATAATCCGCCAGATGTCTTTAATCACAATTTAGAAAATGTACCGCGCTTATATAAAGAAATTCGTCCGGGTGCGGATTACGAGTGGTCACTTAAATTATTGCGTGAATTCAAAGAAATGTTCCCAAATATCCCAACCAAATCTGGTTTAATGGTGGGATTAGGAGAAACTAACGAGGAAATTTTGCAAGTAATGCAAGATTTACGAGATAATGGTGTAACGATGCTGACATTAGGGCAATATCTCCAACCTAGCCGTCACCATTTGCCCGTTGCGCGTTATGTTCCGCCTACCGAGTTTGATATATTTCGTGATAAAGCTAATGAAATGGGCTTTGAACATGCAGCTTGTGGACCATTTGTTCGATCTTCTTATCATGCTGATTTACAAGCCAGTGGCGGATTAGTGAAATAATTTAAAACTACGCTGAATTAAACCGCACTTTTTGCTTCTTACAAAAGTGCGGTTTATTTTTACAACTCAGAGTAACCGCCAATATTGCCTATTCATTAATCAACTATTAAGCCTATCATCATTTCCGCAATTGTAAGGAAAAGGATATCAAGAAAATAGTATTTTTAACTTATATTATCGAGTACCATGTAAGTTTTTGAAAAAAAAGAAAATATCTATAAATTATTCAATGTATAATGCAGTGTGAAG
The Haemophilus influenzae DNA segment above includes these coding regions:
- the lipA gene encoding lipoyl synthase; protein product: MSTPFKMERGVKYRDAAKTSIIPVKNIDPNQELLKKPEWMKIKLPASSAKIESIKNGMRRHGLHSVCEEASCPNLHECFNHGTATFMILGAICTRRCPFCDVAHGKPLQPDPEEPQKLAETIQDMKLKYVVITSVDRDDLPDRGAGHFSECVKAVRELNPNIKIEILVPDFRGRVTQALEKLKDNPPDVFNHNLENVPRLYKEIRPGADYEWSLKLLREFKEMFPNIPTKSGLMVGLGETNEEILQVMQDLRDNGVTMLTLGQYLQPSRHHLPVARYVPPTEFDIFRDKANEMGFEHAACGPFVRSSYHADLQASGGLVK